Part of the Gloeomargarita sp. SKYB120 genome is shown below.
CCGCAAAACCTGTCGCGCAAGAGGTATTCGTTGTACGTTTGCCGAGGAGTGAACCAGCGCTAGATGTCCTAGAGCAAGACTTCCAGCAATCCATACATTTCGTTGCTCCGCAGGGCCGGTTTTTGGAGCGATGAGTTGTGGCTAGGGGGCAGATAACTGGAGAATGCTTGAAAATGGACATGCAAGATGCGCCCCCCAGTGGTTTATCCTGAGCATTAATCCTGAACTGCTACTGGCATGAAGCTAGGTGATTTGTTGACGGCAATTGCGCCTTATCTACCGCCCTTAGACTGGCGCGACCCCCTGTTTGCTCAACCTGTAACTGGTATCACCTGCGATTCTCGTGAATGTGGGCCAGGGATGGTGTTTGTCGGGTTGCCGGGGACGCGCGTAAATGGAGGTGATTTCTGGCCCGAAGCCCTGGCGAAGGGGGCGTCCGTTGCGTTGGTCACGCCTCGACCGGACATACCCCCCCAGGTGATTCCCGTAACCCATATCACGAAAGCCTGTGGGGAACTAGCGGCGGCCTTTTACGGTTATCCGCGCAACCGGCTGAAACTGGTCGGTGTTACCGGCACCAACGGCAAAACCACGACGACCCATTTAATTGAGTTTTTATTGCAACAGACGCAGGGGCCAACGGCGCTCCTGGGTACCCTGTACTACCGCTGGCCGGGGCATCAACAAACGGCCCTGCAGACGACACCAGGCGCCGTCGAGTTGCAACGCGATTTGGCGCAGGCGGTGCAAGCGGGTTGCCAAACGGTGGTGATGGAAGTGAGTTCCCACGCGCTGGCCCAGGACCGGGTGGCGGGTTGCCAGTATGATGTGGCGATTTTCACCAACCTGACCCAAGACCACCTGGACTTTCACCTGACCATGGAGAACTATTTCCGGGCCAAGGCGCGACTGTTTGAACCGGACTTGTTGCGGGGCCGGGCCATTGTCAACCGGGATGACCCCTATGGCCGTCGTCTTATTGCCGCCCTGCAGCAGTTGGAGTGGCCCCTGTGGACTTACAGTGTAACTGGGCAACCGGCGGATTTGTACGTTCAACAGGCGCACTACAGCGCCCAAGGCATTACCGCCCGCATTGCGACTCCCCAAGGAGAAGGAACTCTGACGGTGCCATTAATCGGGGCGTTTAACCTGGCGAATACCCTGGCGGCGGTGGGTGCAGCGTTACACCTGGGCGTGACCTTAGACCAAATTGCCCAGGCATTGCCCCAGTTTCCAGGGGTGCCGGGGCGCATGGAGCGCGTGCAAGTCAGTCCTGACCAGGACATCAGCGTGGTAGTGGACTACGCCCATACCCCCGATGGCTTGGAAAATTGCCTGCGGGCGATGCGACCGTTTGTGAGCGGGCGATTGATCTGCGTCTTTGGCTGCGGCGGCGACCGAGACCGGACCAAACGCCCCCAGATGGGCAAAATTGCAGCGGAGCTGGCCGATGTGGTGGTGGTGACATCTGATAACCCCCGCACCGAGGACCCGCAGCAGATTATTCAAGATATCTTGGCTGGGATACCCTTTACGCCGCTGGTGTGGGTGCAGCGGGACGAGGCAATTCACCAGGCGATTCAAATGGCGCAACCGGGCGATGGGGTGATGATTGCCGGCAAGGGCCACGAGGATTACCAGATTCTTGGCACCACCAAGGTTCCTTTTGACGACCGGGAGCAGGCGCGTTTGGCTCTGAAACGACGGTTGGGATTGCCTACTTGACAAGCGATACGGCATCGAGTTCTGGCAAAGCGAGCGTCGGGGGAAGCCTGCGCCCTGCCCGCCACCAGCAAACAAACGCCGGGATCACGCCTAACACGACACCCAACCCAATGGGAATCCAGTAACGGCTATCGAGCAAACTTACGCTGATCACTGCCCCGAACAGGTAGTTCACTGTGTAGATCACCAGCGGCACCGTTAAATCCCAGCGGTTGAGCACCAGGGGTTGCCCCCGCCACAGCACAGCCGCCAGGGTCATAAACAGGCCGCCCGTGCCCACCCAACCCGCTAGATTCCGGTAGGGCATCCCAAAGAAGGCGCCCGCTTCGTGGAATTGCCAGAAGGGCACGGGGGTTTGACTCATGGCCGGGTCCAGCGCCAAGTCCCAGGCTACCAGTAGCATCGCTCCCCCCATCACCGCGCCAGCCAGGCGTAACCAGCGTTGTCGCAGCCCTTGCAATCCCCCATAGACCAGCACAAAACAGGCCAGACCCATATAGAACCAGGACAGAGGAATCGTAAACGGCACCAGCCCGGCAATCTTGTACCCCAGCCCGTCCAGATAGCCGTAGCGCCCAAAGGGAAAACCCGTACTCGTGCCCAGTAGCTCACTGCTCAAGGAAACCAGCACCGCCGGTAACAAAAATCCCAAGAGCAACCGCGGCCCCAGCACGCGCCAGCCATAGAGCACCATCGCCAGCGCCCCCAGCAGGATATACACCACGCCCCCACCGGCCATACTCCAGGCGAATAACCGCTGCCCCGCTGCCGGCAACGCCAACACCCATTCGGGATGGGGTAACACGCCCACCAAGCCCGCCACTCCAAACACCATCGCCCCCACGTGCGCCGTCACCGCCAGCCGTTCCCATCGTTCATTCAGGGTCATAACACATCCCCGCCCACAACCAGACCATTCTTTATTAGTTTACAAATCTTTAAGAGTTTTTCTCAGGCAACTGTGCCACGAAACAGGCCTTGGGGTCGCACCAGCAACACCAGCATCATCACCACCAGCGCCACCCCCAGCTTATATTCGCTCGGCAACCAGTACGTGCTCATTTCTTGGGCCACGCCCACGATGACCGCCGCGACCATGGCCCCATAGGGATTGCCGATACCCCCCAAAATCACAGTTGCAAACATCGGCAACAGTAGAAACCAGCCCATATTCGGGCGCACCGCCGTAATTAGCCCATACATCGCACCCCCCAGCGCCGTCAATCCCCCCGCCACCACCCAGGTCCAGAGAATCACGCGCTGCACATCAATCCCGGCTACCTGCGCCAGTTCCGGATTGTCCGCCACCGCTCGCATTTGTCGCCCAATGGTGGTTTTTTGCAACAGCAGGTGCAATAACCCCACTGCCGCCAGTGCCATCCCCAGCACCACGATGCGATTGGTGGTCACCTGCACCGGCCCCAGCGCCATCGCCCCAAACACCGGCAAGCGATAGTTCTGGTTCTGGCTGCCCCAAATCAAAATAATGCCGTTGCGGATAAACAACGCCAGCCCGATGGACATGATCATCATGGTGGTGGGAGAGGTCCGCCGCCGTCGCACCGGCCCCCACAGGATGGCCTCCGTGAGCAGAAAGGCCCCCACCGTCAGCCCACAGCCCACCAGCATCGCCACCGGCAAAGGCAACCCCCAGTCATTGGCCATCAGCGTCAAATAGGCTCCCAGCGTCAAAAAATCCCCGTGCGCAAAGTTGGAAAGCCGCAAAATGCCGTAGGTCAAGGTCAAGCCCACCGACCCCAGGGCCAAAATCCCCCCCAGTGCCAGCCCGTTAATCAGCAACTGCGCCAGTTCAATTGCCATCACTGCACTCCCGTTGGGCTTGGGCCAGCGCTGCCCGCACCTGGTCAAACCCCGTCCCCCCCAAACTCCGGCGTCGGGCCACCACCTGCTCTGGGCGAATCACCTCATAAATATCTTCGGCAAAGTGGGGATGAAACTGCTGCCATTCCTCCAAGCGCAAATCCTGGAGCAACCGCCCCTGCTCCAGCGCAAAGCGCACAATCTGGCCTGTAACCTGGTACGCCTCTCGAAACGGCACCCCCCTGGCCGCCAGGTAATCTGCCACATCCGTCGCGTTGCTCCAGTCCGTCGCCACCGCCGCCGCCAGCCGGTCTTTGTGAATCACAATCCCTTCTTGCCACACTAGCGTCATCACCGCCAGACAATCCTGCACCGTTTTGACCGTATCAAACAGGGCTTCTTTATCTTCTTGCAGGTCCTTGTTATAGGCCAGGGGCAATCCCTTGAGCATCACCAGCAGCGCCTGCAAATGCCCAAACACCCGCCCCGCTTTGCCTCGCACCAGTTCTGGCACGTCGGGATTTTTCTTCTGGGGCATCATGCTTGACCCCGTGGCGCAACTGTCTTGCCATTCGATAAAGCCAAACTCTTGGGATGACCAGAGAATCAATTCTTCAGCCATGCGGCTTAGATGCACCAGGATCAAACTCGCTGCCGCCACAAACTCCACTACAAAATCCCGGTCGCTCACCGCATCCAGGCTGTTGGCGCACACCGCTTCAAACCCCAGCAGCGCTGCCGTGTATTGCCGGTCAATCGGGAACGTGGTTCCTGCCAAGGCTCCGGCGCCCAAGGGGGAACAATTCACCCGCCGGCGCACCTCCTGCAACCGTTGCCGGTCGCGCTGAAACATCTCAAAATACGCCAGCAAATGATGCGCCAAACTCACCGGCTGCGCCCGTTGGAGATGGGTATAGCCCGGCATCAGGGTTTCTACATGGTCCGCAGCCACCTGGCACAACACCCGTTGCAACTGCCGCAGGCGCTGGGCAATGTCATCAATCGCGTCCCGCAAGTAAAGCCGCAGGTCCGTCGCCACCTGGTCATTGCGGGAACGGGCCGTGTGAAGTTTTTTGCCTACGTCTCCCACCAATTCTGTCAACCGCTGTTCCACCGCCAGATGCACATCTTCCCCCTGCGCCGGAAAGCGACCCTGCTCGTATTCCTGGAGGATTTGCGCCAGGCCCTGCACCAGCATTTCCCCCTCCTCTGGCGTGATGATCCCTTGCCGGGCCAGCATCCGCGCATGGGCCTGCGATCCCCGCACATCCCAGGGCAGTAGGGCCAGGTCAAACCCAATACTAGCGTTAAACCGCGCCACCAGGGGGTGCAACGGCTGAGCAAACCGCTGGCTCCAGGGTTGATTCATACCCGGAACCGTTCCACCTGCGGCTTAAAGCCAATCGGTAACACCCGTTCCAGGTTGGGATGAGGCCGGGGAATCACGTGGTACGACAGCAACAGCGTTTTTTCTTTGGGCTGGTAATAGGGCATCACCTTCTTGGCCGCTTCCACACCGGCTTCCACCGCCCGTTTCACCTCCGCCACATCTCCCCGCACAATGACTGTTACATAAGCGCCGCTAATCACTTCACAATGCACCAGCGCCACCCGCCCCGCCTTGACCATCACATCGGCCACCGCCAGGCTCGGGGGCGTGCCCAAGACCTCCACCATGCCTAAGGCAAGCGACATCGTTCCCTGCACCCAACCGACTAGCTTCATTATGTCCCGTCCCCCAGGATCAAGGCAAACCCCCTAATTTACAATCATTCGCAAT
Proteins encoded:
- a CDS encoding UDP-N-acetylmuramoyl-L-alanyl-D-glutamate--2,6-diaminopimelate ligase, which gives rise to MKLGDLLTAIAPYLPPLDWRDPLFAQPVTGITCDSRECGPGMVFVGLPGTRVNGGDFWPEALAKGASVALVTPRPDIPPQVIPVTHITKACGELAAAFYGYPRNRLKLVGVTGTNGKTTTTHLIEFLLQQTQGPTALLGTLYYRWPGHQQTALQTTPGAVELQRDLAQAVQAGCQTVVMEVSSHALAQDRVAGCQYDVAIFTNLTQDHLDFHLTMENYFRAKARLFEPDLLRGRAIVNRDDPYGRRLIAALQQLEWPLWTYSVTGQPADLYVQQAHYSAQGITARIATPQGEGTLTVPLIGAFNLANTLAAVGAALHLGVTLDQIAQALPQFPGVPGRMERVQVSPDQDISVVVDYAHTPDGLENCLRAMRPFVSGRLICVFGCGGDRDRTKRPQMGKIAAELADVVVVTSDNPRTEDPQQIIQDILAGIPFTPLVWVQRDEAIHQAIQMAQPGDGVMIAGKGHEDYQILGTTKVPFDDREQARLALKRRLGLPT
- a CDS encoding carotenoid biosynthesis protein — translated: MTLNERWERLAVTAHVGAMVFGVAGLVGVLPHPEWVLALPAAGQRLFAWSMAGGGVVYILLGALAMVLYGWRVLGPRLLLGFLLPAVLVSLSSELLGTSTGFPFGRYGYLDGLGYKIAGLVPFTIPLSWFYMGLACFVLVYGGLQGLRQRWLRLAGAVMGGAMLLVAWDLALDPAMSQTPVPFWQFHEAGAFFGMPYRNLAGWVGTGGLFMTLAAVLWRGQPLVLNRWDLTVPLVIYTVNYLFGAVISVSLLDSRYWIPIGLGVVLGVIPAFVCWWRAGRRLPPTLALPELDAVSLVK
- a CDS encoding branched-chain amino acid ABC transporter permease: MAIELAQLLINGLALGGILALGSVGLTLTYGILRLSNFAHGDFLTLGAYLTLMANDWGLPLPVAMLVGCGLTVGAFLLTEAILWGPVRRRRTSPTTMMIMSIGLALFIRNGIILIWGSQNQNYRLPVFGAMALGPVQVTTNRIVVLGMALAAVGLLHLLLQKTTIGRQMRAVADNPELAQVAGIDVQRVILWTWVVAGGLTALGGAMYGLITAVRPNMGWFLLLPMFATVILGGIGNPYGAMVAAVIVGVAQEMSTYWLPSEYKLGVALVVMMLVLLVRPQGLFRGTVA
- the argH gene encoding argininosuccinate lyase, which encodes MNQPWSQRFAQPLHPLVARFNASIGFDLALLPWDVRGSQAHARMLARQGIITPEEGEMLVQGLAQILQEYEQGRFPAQGEDVHLAVEQRLTELVGDVGKKLHTARSRNDQVATDLRLYLRDAIDDIAQRLRQLQRVLCQVAADHVETLMPGYTHLQRAQPVSLAHHLLAYFEMFQRDRQRLQEVRRRVNCSPLGAGALAGTTFPIDRQYTAALLGFEAVCANSLDAVSDRDFVVEFVAAASLILVHLSRMAEELILWSSQEFGFIEWQDSCATGSSMMPQKKNPDVPELVRGKAGRVFGHLQALLVMLKGLPLAYNKDLQEDKEALFDTVKTVQDCLAVMTLVWQEGIVIHKDRLAAAVATDWSNATDVADYLAARGVPFREAYQVTGQIVRFALEQGRLLQDLRLEEWQQFHPHFAEDIYEVIRPEQVVARRRSLGGTGFDQVRAALAQAQRECSDGN
- a CDS encoding carbon dioxide-concentrating mechanism protein CcmK, whose protein sequence is MSLALGMVEVLGTPPSLAVADVMVKAGRVALVHCEVISGAYVTVIVRGDVAEVKRAVEAGVEAAKKVMPYYQPKEKTLLLSYHVIPRPHPNLERVLPIGFKPQVERFRV